AGGCAAGAAAGCAGTTTCAAAgcaaacaatacaataaaatagtgATATTTGCTAGTTTACATTTGGTATTGTATTCATTGAAGAATTAAATGCAAGAAAGCCAGTGAAGTTATTGCAGTCATCTTTGATATTTGATTTAATAAAGGTTAAATCATAAAACctgtacatatttttatttacctACTTATTTCAAAAGTtcggatgtttttttttttttttttttttaattgtcacttttttcccccttttcagTTCCTGAATTCAGCCATAATCTGAGGATCAAGCAGGAGCAAAGCTAGATCAACCAGAAGAGGGATATTTTTATAAAAGTTGCATAGCAGTTTAGTAGCACAGAACTGTAGGAACCATATACATGATTATAATTTCAATCATTTCAAGTAACCAACTTTCACTGCGAAAGTGCAGAAACATTAGACACTGAAACTGTCTGAGCGATTTCATAGTAATgtaaaagcttctttttttctgtatttgtatttttgaatATTCCATATATAACTTCCCATTTTGCAGAATTGTTGCATCTTACACACATAAAAATGCtcagctgaaatattttaatggcttaatttctgtttcatttttgatgaAAGAATGTTTGTGATCAAAGAAAGGAGATTAAAATCATGTACAGTAGTGACCACACAACTACCCTGAAGATAGTTATGATGACACAATCTTAACTCAAAAtgtattgttatattttttaaaagaaagtttcAGAGTGCTTCAGAGACACACAGTGCAATAAAATACATCTAAAAgaaagaatattttaacagaTAAAACCAAAGAATGGTTGCAGTAAATGGActtttaaatggatttttaaaaagcatatcATACATTTTAAGATATGACAACGATCATATCTTAAAAGCTTTTAAGATATGATCATTGTTCCTGACTATACCATAAGCCCCACATAATATATTCAAAGACCATCTGAAAGCTAAAAATCTGATGCTTCTTTCTGATTTCGCAATTTCTGTCTCTGATGAATGACATTATTTAGGCGATTATGAGCAAGATCCTTGACCTCAGCTGCTCCAGCTGGTACTGATCAGCGGGCAGTAGATCAGAATGTGGTCGTACTGGGCAGCCTCCAGAAATGAATGTGCTCAAGCTTGACCAGTGTGTGGCCTGTCACTGAGTATTAAATGCACAGAATGGATAAGGAGCAAACAGCATATATTTCAGTGGTCCAAACTGGCCACCAGATTCTGTCCTGAAAGTACTGAGTTTCTTCAGTTTCTACCTCTATTTTTATATCTGACACAAGGACACAGAGGAGTTCAACTGCCCAGGTTTAATCCTGAAGGCAGGGAAGAGAGGCTCAGTGAAGGTGGTGTGGACAGTGGGGAGCAAATACACTAAACTAATAGCGTATCATATTGGAATTAAAGtagtaggaaaaaaagtaatgaTAAAATACCTAGGGTCCATTTGTCTGCTGTGAGTAGGTGATGTGTTGGAATATTTGTGTAAATCATTTGCTTGCAGCTAACTTTCAAAGCAAGATTATACATGGTTGCTTTTTTCAGTCCACACGCTCAACTTAAATTCTAATCCACAAAAAGAGGGCTCAACAAAGAAAAGTTGTGAAGCTCCTTAAAGCAAATTTGTAATTTGTGAATGACCTTTGCATACAACCAcagaatattcacatttcatgTCAGGACAAGGACCTGCCAACAAATATTCTGTGGTCTAATGAGACAAAGGCGCAACTTTTCGGAAAGACCTCCACACACCAAGTCTGGTGAACACTTGACATTCAGTCAATACGACACATAAActgcagcatggtggtggcagcatcatgcaaTGAGGGCATTTCTCAGTAGCAGGTACAGGGAGACTAGGGAGACATGAGGGAAGGATGAATAAAGTCAAATTCAGAGAGCTCCCTGATGGAATGCCTTGCAAACTGTCCCAGACTTAAACTCACAGAACACATGCCCAGTTCTACTGTGGCACAACAGCATCCATTGTACTCTCAGTTAAAATTTGAATAACAAATGTGCCATTTTGTAATTGAGATGTGAGAGTGGGAATTCTAAGATGTGTGCCTTGACCGACAGAAAAGGAGCACGTCTAAACTGGGTGCAGAGGTTTGACTGGAGCACAGGACTGGGTAGCGGTCCAATCAGAATGAGTGACATGCAGGTACCCATTTTGCACgtatatataatatacacatacataaccTGTCAAAAACAGTTCATCCCCCAAAGAAGAGAGGTGTAAAACCACCACTGACTTCACACAAGTGTAAAATTGCAAGTAAAAACAGCACCTTCCCACTTACTcaaaattgtagtttttgtaCTAAGTCGTAATTGTTTTTCATCCTTTCCACTTTGTATTTCTGGATTCACTGACAACATTTAACATTGATTGTAATAATATGGAAACCTGCTTTGAGTTATATCAATATATTCCAGATCCCCACAGACTGACTACGTGACCTGTGATCAAAGGATCAAGTCCATTTGCTTTACAgttttcagctctttgttcgTTAGCTTAAATCACCCCGAGTAAAACTTACTTACCATCAAGTGGAACTATGGTTGCTATATAAGTTTACAACAGCTGTTAACCTGACATGAACTACTGTGTATGTTCTCCAAACAATCCTAACTACCAATCAGTTAATCAAAAACCTAAATAAGATGTTCAAGGTTTTGTGACCCACACCTAAAACACACCATATAAAGCACCATAGActtgtttttaaactgtaatttttagtttgtgttttaatcatTACTTAATGTTTTatgagatttaaaaagaaaatgaaaaaaaacactcattgTCAATATAGAGGttgtttattaattttcatagaaGTTCATATACACTCCAATGGTGCTCATATGTCATTGTCAATATAGTGGTTGTTTATATTCCTATAGTGGTTAACACTACCAGCTAACATGGTTACTTGCGTGATAAAGGGCTACAGATGTAAGAATGATAATAGCATGCTCCAGTTTTCAGGCACTCGAGTGTTTGACATTGGTACAGCTTGAGGTTACTATATTCTTGTTGGTTTGCTAAAACATgcattacttaaaaaaaaaaaaaaccttcctgGAAAAATGGAATGTGACAGTTTGACTTGATTTGTATAACAATGATTAAAAGAGAGCATATACTGTGAGTGAGAGTTAAAAGGTCTGTTGTTCCCTTCTGTTTAGTCTTGTCCTCTTCATATGTTCATGGTGACCTGGATAAACTGAGGAAGACAGAGATAATATGATTATGGTTAATGTACAACCCCGAATCATCAGTCATCTACAGTCTTGTCCTCGATCTGATAAATTTATTGGACCATTTATCAAAAGGGAGAACATACCAAAATGCCAACACACAACACTGTTGCACAGTTTAAATCTGTAGTGGCTAAGGTGAGGTTCAAAGGTTTATGGTGGATTTCAGGTTCTTGATTCAGATTTCCAGGCCAATGTTACATTTCATGCTATTCCCCATGTGGCGGGCGGTTCTTTTAAGCACAAAAGCTCCTAAATCCCACTATACACAACTTATTATACACTAAGCATCACACAGATACAGCTTGAGactagctggtgaacacagTAGGAGATTTAGCAGCAAAAGAGCCAGATTTTAGTGGGAAGAAGTAGTGACACTTTGCCTGTCGATACAGTGTGTGGTTTCTACTGGCGCCACATCTGTTCTTTGTGGTTTAACATATACAAGGCAAGAGAAGGAGAAACACCATCTAGATTagcccatatggcattgtcagaaacgcagcatttttttttagaaatgcagcatttgtttattagttattgatgatcagaaatcacggcaacatagaacgTGAcgatttaatatagatgaacccacaaacaaaatgacctcacgCGGAGCACAGGGGTGTGTTATGGTGttatgtgtatgttatgtatgaatactgaatcacgtgatctaaatatgtagtgagcgaagggaattgatgggactcagaaacacccccacagtttaatcagttgttccttgtatcgttTCTGACgcataagtcccaataagtccacagcagtggatttgttgTACATTTGCAATcatatgatcatcagcaggcagctgatgtagcgttcacttgttgtcatagttacagtgatgctgtgctgctatcttgcaatgatacagaaatcaaatccgtggatccagactataagccgcatcactgccataatctaatgaggtggtctttttgtcatttttgacctttcctgaaaatttcatccaaatccgtttgtccatttttaattaatgttgcaaacagacagacaaacagacagaccaaaccaacgccgatcgtcacataactcggtcgtgttccttggcagagtaactaACAAAGTAGAATTAATACATTTTGAGGTCCTCAGATTTGATGTTTACAATCTgcatcattttaatttattttgacaAGTTATTTGTTTTCCCAAAAACTAAAGTATGGGACTAACATTAAGAGAAAATTAACAActatatttaatttcatttatttcattcatgcaGTAGCAGCAATACAATTTTCTATGTCTGATATATTCAACTATGAAAACATTGTTTTCAAAGCTACATCGGAgcattagaaaatgaaaaagtaaccACTCAGTTGTGGAAACTTACATCATCATACTGAAATGTAGCATTGCCAGAGTGGCTCGTGTCCCTCCTTCGGAACTgatctgaaaaacacacacacattaaaaaacaatctACTAGGTAAGGTTTTCTATATAATTTCATAGCAGTGTTTGAGCAATCAATTGATTATCTATGGCTTTGTGATGACAGTGTGGGGCTGTAGGGCTTATCTGTTAGTCATGTGGTACATGTGACTCAATAAATACCCATAATCTTAAGTGGTTTTCTTAATCCTTTGTTGAAACCTTAAACAAATGTGTGATCCAAACGATAATCTAGAAGTACAGGAAAGCTCTTCTGTCAAAAACATATACAGCTAATGGATAAACACAACTACATGTGACCGATCAAGAAAAGGTAAACTGGTGAAACAAACTGAATCAGTTGATTCATCCACTCACCAGTCAGGGCCCGCAGTCTCACACAACAGCTCACAAATTCATCAAAGTGGATTTTGCCATTCACGCTGTAGCGCTTCATGATGCAGTTCATAGCCTGAGGGCTTAGATTGAAACctgcataaaaacatacattattAAATAGAGAAAATATATACTTAATACTGAAACAGCTTCAGAGAGGCCCTCGGCCTTAGAAAAATTATGAATTTCATTATTTGAAAACAGTTCCACATATATGTCAACTAATTCACAATTTTTATTCACAATTTTATACTTTTCTATACTTTTTAACCAATTAGTTTCTTTATATAAGCTCTATTTTGTGTTAGATTGGAGACATTTAGGAGAAACTACAAGTGAATATAtacagtaaaactacaaataaagtaaatgtctCACAGCAAGTTAACTGTCAGTTTAAACAATAGTCATTTTGGTATCCCGTGGCACTAAAACTGAATGGAAACAAACTGTACCTCTTTGGAACAAGAATGAAAAGGAGGAATGATTATGGCAAGCAAAGCCTGCTTTTCCAAAGTGGCTCATACCCATGGTGGTGATGGCCTGCTGCATCTCATGGCCctccactgagccactgtggtCCCGGTCGTAAGACACAAAGGTCGCCTTCCAGCCGTTCAGAACCTGGCTTAACTCCTTGAACTCATGAAAGCCCATGGTGCCGGTCATGTCTCTCTGAGACAGCAGTGTCAGTCAAGGACTACTCTCACACCTCTTAGGTTGCCATTTTTAAAGGACCTCTCTCTAACAATACTACAGCATACTTAGGTGGCTCCATATGTCTTCAGTAATGTATTTCTATACTCCCTTTATAGCTTCAACAGCTGTTCAACTCGACAAGAGGGAAGAAAAATACCTTTGTAAAGGCATCTCCCTTTGTCTACATCGTTGTCACTTTTCCAGCATGCCCAAAATCCTGTGGACATATATTTTTATACCTTGGTCTGAGGCCTGTCCTTTCTCCTCATATGGATACTATACCACACAAAGATAATCAGACTATAGTGTGCTTCAAACTTGTAACTGTTGGTGTTTGGTCCTTTCCTGTTTTAACGCAACAGACCCGCACAAAGCCCTGACCTCTCTCCCATCTACCCCTTTGGTATGATGGTGTATGTCCACTTTTATGAGTAAACTACAGCAAGAAAGCTGAAGTTTGATTTTCCTTTGGATGTACAACAGAGAAACTGACACCTTAGAAATCAAGTTCATCAACAACTTCCCTAATGTAACTTAATCAAACGTCTCTAATGGACAACTAGCTGATGTGTGAAGGATACATCCAACATGTTGATCATCAGTCTGCACGCCTCGTGGCTGAAGGCtgtgaaaagaaacacagacttaaatatttttattggtttatgCACATAagcaaaacatcaaacatgCGGTGGTTGAGAAAATGTTGCATTGTCCAAAAGAATGAGGCCACCATTTGTTGAAGGTCCAgtatactgtaaataatgatgTGATCCTGGTGCAAGGTAGTTTAGTGATTTGAAGAATAATGCAAATTGCACCCCAGATTTAACCACAATTAAAGAGTTGTTACTTTGATGACATAAAGTTCGGGTCAAAGTGAGAGTCAGAGGTGAAAGAACATTAACCAAGTCTCCTCAAACCAGAAATTTTTGCCCCATGTCACCTCACCAGCTCTCTCCCCAAGTTTCTTGTCTATTTCTACTGTCAGCTACATTATAAAAAACTTGCACACACTAATTTGGTCGAAGAACTTCATTATTCTGCTTACGATGTTATCCAAGTGACAGGACAGCTATGACGGCACAGAATAAGTCTGTTAACACTTTAACTTCTACACATGAAAGGTAGTTTAATGTATAATGCAGAGATTATACACTAAGCAAAACACATCAGAGATTGTGCATTAACATCAGTGTATCTATGTTTTTCGTGCATATTTTCTAAAAACCGTCTTACGTTTGTATGAGCCAGACATGCCGGACTGTGTGAGGCACTGCTGGAGCTCATCTGCTGAAATCTGTCCATCCtgccacagaaaacagaaggaagtgaaatacaatataaagtcaGATAATGTTGAACTATTGCACAAAGTTTTAGGGAAGCATCAATGCTGCAATGTTGCCTGGCACTGCGGTTCACAAATTCAGGCTTGCTGTAGATTAGGTCCAATAATGCTGATGCAGTCAGTTATTGCTTTAATGAATGAGTCTTACCTGTCCAGCAACTGCTGCAAAATATCCATAGAGAGGATCTTGTTGCtgagagggggagaaaaagaagattgTAAGTCTGCTGACCTGCTGCAAAATATACTGTAAGTGTGGAAATGCATAAATGTAAACACCAACAAAGCATCACTTAAAACAACATCCATGAAAACAACTGAGGCTGCCACTAATAACTATTTTCATTGGTTAAACTGCAGGTAATTTCTCCATCAATGGATTatcacatttttcataaaatgttgtataatagtaaaaaaaaaaaaaaaaatgtgcctgTGAGCATTTCTAAGGCCCTAATGTCATGAATTAAAATTAcctatatttacattatttagtctaaaatcacaaaatgtcacacatgaccaaaaaaacaacaaaaacactttctCACATCCAGAAAAACTGAAGCactaaatgtcaaacatttaagCAACTGTAGTAATTTTTCCACTTCTGCACTTCAAGCAAATGATCATCTTATCACTTCAGTTGTAAAGAAGTTGTAAAGATGGACTCAATATACGCGGGCTGGGTTCAAAGGAAGGCCCGACGTATCGCTGCCAACCCCACCCACCTGGGAAATGGACTGTTTGTTCCGCTTCCCTCGGGAAAATGGTACAGAAATATAAAGACTCTAACTTCCAgattgaaaaacagtttttatcccAGAGCTGTCCAGTCCATTTCCTCCctgcacacacaacagacacactatgtgcaataaagaactgagtcttgcactgAACTGCACTTTACCACTCACcctactgctcatgtgcactaattctatttacatattaatatttttgggggtttttcaattttattttattttattcttacatAGTgtgctgttttctattttttatctatagctgggagtcaccaatcaAAATTTTGCTGtatggaaacacaatgacaataaagattcttaaTTCTTGATGACACACCTAAATGTGGACTATACCAAATCCACTATACTTTTACACAGGACACGAAATCAACCATGACTTCAGGCTcagttcaaagatttccaaagAGAGCTTAAATGAAGCTACAGAATTCACAAAACCCATTTGGCTGGCCATTCCACATACTGTTGACCTCTGAAAAGACTTTAAATGATTAAtgagtgtttatgtgtgtgtgtgctcttggGTCTGAAGGAATTAACCCACCCTTCCTCACCCTGAAACTGTAATTTCAGCATAATTCACAGACACTATTGATTATCTCAAAGCTAAAAATTGCCCAAGATAACTGGTTAGAAGAGCCACAAGTCAAAGGGTATAGGAtctacaaatattttaaaaaggagTCAAACTTATTACATAATTGTAAACATAACTGAagttttgtacatttattattatcaaCCAATTGTCAAATATTTAGCAATATTGTAATAGTACAAAACCACAATAGGACAAACATCTGCTGGGCTCTGTGGTGGAACACAACTCTATGCATTTCAGtcgtagtttttttttttttttaatcctttacTAGTCTATATCTATGTTATACAACTTTATCTTGCAACTCAAAggaaaatattgcactttttactTGTTGCTGATTAAGACTGCACAAATACCCCCATGATCAAGTtataaatatgaaacattgaCACAGATAAATCTACCAAAAGTGACAACATTTAGTGAAACTTAGAAACACTATATTATTCTACTGAAAGactgtatatgtacatatatatggtGTTTGACTGCACCTGTTGAATAACATTTACTGCAGGACTTCTACTTGTCACTGAGTATTTTACTTGCTGATAAAGCAACTTTGACACATGGACTGTATTTGACACAAGCAAAAGATATATGTTTATTACTTTCACCACTTCCGGAGTCTCATCTTAAAAACTCTACCGTTACAGtatgcattaaaataaatgaacactATAGCTGATAGGTCACAGCTAACCTGCTCTCTGATATCATTTTCCACGTATAGCTTATTATTTCAGATGAAATGTGCCCGTTTGACAGATAAACACTTAATTCCTGTCAACTCGGTCAACTTCCGTACTGTTTGTACAGAGAGCCCATCCCGGGACTGTGGTCAGTGGACATGCCGCGGTTTAAAGCgatatttaatcacattttaaacgGTTTCTTACCATTCCTGGGAATCCACCTTGGGGAGCACCATATCCTGGGTAGGCCATTTTATTTCTGTCGCTatctcaattaaaaaaaaaaaaaaaaaacaggaattctACTGAAATTCTATACCCTCCTTAACCTCAGAGGGCGTGTCTGTCAATGTATGcaaaccaaaaacaatgaaaactgaGATTGTAATGTGCTGCAAACGAGTTTGAAGCACCGAAGTGGATCTAAATTTGAATTAAGACACGGAAAAGGAACAGGTAAATGAGAACCATAAGCCCTTCATGTGAACCTTCGGGATGGTTGTTAAATGTCTCGTTTCCGGAGTGCGACCCGCCCCTGCTACGTGCTGATTGGCAGCAAGCAGCCACGTCATTTATAGTCGACCAATCGGATCCAACGCGGGCTATAACAATAAAAGCCATGTCCAGTAAAGTATGTAATGAATAACACGGATAAAGCATTCAGGATATAACAGGTAGTTTCAGTATATTTTGCGAATTAAGACGACGTGACAAAACAAGTATGGCTTGCTGGCTGTTTAGGATGCTATTTTTAATCTAATAAATATCTGGAGTGTTGCAAAAGTAGGCCACAAtccagacattaaaaaaaaaaaaagtctaatgagCCACCTAGAATGAGGCAAGTCCAGctacttatatttatattgCTCAAAGTCACTGATGACACGTTTGATTGAAAAGCCTTTAAGATTTAAAAGATGCCTTCTATTCTTATTCAAATCTTACAACGCGATGTGTGCGAATACCACAGTTTTATTCATAGTTGCACAATTTATGATGTAAATGTAAGGATTTTAATGACTTGTGATGCTGCTAGAGCAATGTTTGCATTATTTGGAGGTCTATATTTCCAATTATGATTAGTTGAGGAGcgtaaaatacaaatttattcCTTAAAATATCTTCCCTTCTTTGCAGACAGACAGTTGTCTCTATTCGGTATGTCAACTTGAAGAGATTATACTGCTTCAGAAATATTGTAGTTAACAGGGTTGATAAAgctaaaatgaaacatgttgTTT
This genomic stretch from Amphiprion ocellaris isolate individual 3 ecotype Okinawa chromosome 9, ASM2253959v1, whole genome shotgun sequence harbors:
- the sri gene encoding sorcin, producing MAYPGYGAPQGGFPGMQQDPLYGYFAAVAGQDGQISADELQQCLTQSGMSGSYKPFSHEACRLMINMLDRDMTGTMGFHEFKELSQVLNGWKATFVSYDRDHSGSVEGHEMQQAITTMGFNLSPQAMNCIMKRYSVNGKIHFDEFVSCCVRLRALTDQFRRRDTSHSGNATFQYDDFIQVTMNI